A stretch of Tigriopus californicus strain San Diego chromosome 11, Tcal_SD_v2.1, whole genome shotgun sequence DNA encodes these proteins:
- the LOC131890399 gene encoding glutaredoxin-3-like, translating into MTAIVNVTQGLKSFHSLIEQDQLLSVVFFWADWASQCGPMDEAIKILATEPDLKNVQFLRVEAEEKPEIAMAYEVAAVPTFLFFGPAGKLMDRIEGAKMADVTKKVRELAVKVEVQMKTKAAQSHLESKPGPSTKDLKTRLKELTNASPAMLFLKGSPSAPECGFSRQTVIMLDALEADYGYFDILKDNEVRQGLKEYSQWPTYPQLYVKGELVGGLDILKEMHENGELAAILPKKKNLDERLKSLTHSAPVMVFMKGNPDAPKCGFSRTLMEILADTQIKFQTFDILQDDEVRQGLKSYSQWPTYPQVYVKGELVGGLDIIKELNESNDLVSTLKGQ; encoded by the coding sequence ATGACGGCCATCGTGAACGTGACGCAAGGCCTCAAGTCCTTCCACAGCCTTATCGAGCAAGACCAACTTCTGAGtgtggtgttcttctgggcgGATTGGGCCTCGCAATGCGGTCCCATGGACGAGGCCATCAAAATCCTGGCCACCGAGCCCGATCTCAAGAACGTTCAATTCCTCCGGGTGGAGGCCGAAGAGAAGCCCGAGATTGCCATGGCCTACGAAGTGGCGGCCGTGCCCACCTTCTTGTTCTTCGGGCCCGCGGGCAAACTCATGGACCGGATTGAGGGCGCCAAAATGGCCGATGTGACCAAGAAAGTCCGGGAATTGGCCGTCAAGGTCGAAGTGCAAATGAAAACCAAGGCCGCCCAGTCACATTTAGAATCCAAGCCCGGCCCCTCCACCAAGGATTTAAAGACACGTTTGAAGGAGCTGACTAACGCGTCTCCGGCCATGTTGTTTTTAAAAGGATCGCCTAGTGCTCCGGAATGCGGCTTTTCCCGCCAAACCGTGATCATGTTGGATGCCCTTGAGGCGGATTATGGCTATTTTGATATCTTGAAAGATAATGAGGTACGTCAAGGTTTGAAAGAGTACTCACAGTGGCCTACCTACCCGCAGCTCTATGTCAAAGGTGAGCTGGTGGGAGGGTTGGATATTCTCAAGGAGATGCATGAAAACGGTGAATTGGCGGCCATTCtgcccaagaagaagaatttgGATGAGCGACTTAAGAGTCTCACTCACTCAGCCCCGGTGATGGTTTTCATGAAGGGCAATCCCGATGCGCCCAAATGCGGTTTCAGTCGAACCCTCATGGAGATCTTGGCCGACACGCAAATCAAATTCCAGACCTTTGACATTTTGCAAGATGATGAAGTCCGACAAGGGTTGAAGTCTTACTCACAGTGGCCCACTTATCCACAGGTCTATGTCAAGGGTGAGCTTGTGGGCGGTTTGGACATTATCAAGGAACTCAACGAGTCAAATGACTTGGTGTCCACTCTCAAAGGACAGTGA
- the LOC131890398 gene encoding carboxypeptidase B-like has protein sequence MRVQTGVSFLFALVLACQAKKDYSGYQVLTTGKLSPVQVDALRNLQTSDERFDFWKEAHPDGAADVMSSADHLTALKEFLTKHNIDYSVKIQDVGEAIQISEKPSPTKKSNPNARYNLNWDEYGSHDDFNEFIEEIASQNSWASVRSIGKSVEGRDMKVLELTKGGSGAPNIFIEAGIHAREWIAPAVATYTVKELVENYDSHPEYLDNFNFYVLPCANPDGYEYSRSTDRLWRKNRGLNDGALCKGVDLNRNWEFHWAESGVSDSPCSDVFCGYTPTSEIESQNIKAFYSTLSPVPELTVCFHSAANLWLYPYGYAYDSYPDNVDEIRRLGEDAVDALNAVNGQSFECINSAELYPAAGASDDYYASLGSRFVYTPELRDNGFGFVLPPEYIIPSGEEVWAAWKVMLDKIMPNKE, from the exons ATGAGGGTGCAAACTGGGGTctcgtttctttttgctttggtATTGGCTtgccaagccaaaaaagacTACTCAGG cTATCAGGTCCTAACCACTGGGAAACTGAGCCCTGTCCAAGTTGATGCCTTGCGAAACCTCCAAACCTCCGATGAACGGTTCGATTTCTGGAAGGAGGCACATCCTGACGGTGCCGCTGATGTTATGAGTTCTGCTGATCATTTAACGGCTCTCAAGGAATTCTTGACCAAGCACAATATTGATTATTCGGTTAAGATCCAAGATGTAGGAGA GGCCATCCAGATCAGCGAGAAACCATCTCCTACCAAGAAATCCAATCCTAATGCTAGATACAACTTGAACTGGGATGAGTACGGTAGTCACGATGATTTCAATGAGTTCATTGAGGAGATTGCCAGCCAGAATTCGTGGGCTTCCGTCCGCTCCATTGGCAAGAGTGTGGAGGGTCGGGACATGAAAGTCCTGGAATTGACCAAGGGAGGATCCGGAGCTCCTAATATCTTCATCGAAGCTG GCATCCATGCGCGTGAGTGGATTGCGCCCGCTGTGGCCACTTACACCGTCAAGGAGTTGGTGGAAAACTATGACTCTCATCCAGAATACTTGGACAACTTCAATTTCTATGTCTTGCCTTGTGCCAACCCTGATGGCTATGAATATTCTCGATCCACT GACCGATTGTGGAGAAAGAACCGCGGATTGAACGATGGAGCCTTGTGCAAAGGCGTGGACTTGAACCGAAACTGGGAGTTCCATTGGGCAG AGTCGGGTGTGAGCGATTCCCCTTGTTCCGACGTGTTTTGTGGATATACCCCCACTTCCGAGATTGAAAGCCAAAACATCAAGGCCTTCTACAGTACATTGAGTCCTGTGCCAGAGTTGACCGTTTGTTTCCACAGCGCCGCTAATCTCTGGTTGTATCCTTATGGTTATGCCTACGATTCTTATCCCGATAACGTGGACGAAATT AGACGTTTGGGCGAGGATGCAGTGGACGCATTAAATGCTGTTAATGGGCAAAGTTTCGAGTGCATCAACTCAGCTGAGCTCT ACCCCGCTGCTGGTGCCTCTGATGACTACTATGCCTCTTTGGGCAGTCGATTTGTCTACACTCCCGAGCTCCGCGATAATGGATTCGGATTCGTTTTGCCTCCCGAATATATCATTCCTAGTGGTGAAGAGGTTTGGGCCGCATGGAAAGTCATGTTGGACAAAATCATGCCCAACAAAGAATAA
- the LOC131890401 gene encoding carbonic anhydrase-like isoform X1 yields MSGPWGYHSANGPEKWHEQFPIAKDGCRQSPIDIETDTAEDSGDFPSLTYRYKPENTKAIQNTGASWMVSVDSEGSSLKGGPLEQEHALWQFHAHWGDDGTKGSEHTLDGRRFASELHLVHWNKEKYGTPEEAAAQPDGLAVLGIFLKETEDVNHPELDKICDLLPQIQYKGEKAKFPVPLNPAKLLPESKVFFTYEGSLTTPPLYESVTWIVFKEPIEVSKAQLNFMRELLIVPEVESNKLKAEDKMVNNFRPPVPKGNRKLRQK; encoded by the exons ATGTCAGGACCTTGGGGCTACCATTCGGCCAATG GGCCCGAAAAGTGGCATGAGCAATTTCCTATTGCCAAAGATGGATGCCGTCAGTCTCCAATAGACATTGAAACTGACACTGCCGAGGATTCTGGTGATTTCCCTTCATTAACTTATCGATATAAACCGGAGAACACGAAGGCCATCCAGAACACTGGGGCCAGTTGGATGGTTTCTGTGGACAGCGAAGGGTCAA GCTTGAAAGGAGGCCCATTGGAGCAGGAACACGCCCTATGGCAGTTTCATGCTCATTGGGGCGATGATGGAACGAAGGGTTCAGAGCATACCCTGGATGGCCGCAGATTTGCCTCTGAG CTCCATTTGGTGCATTGGAACAAGGAGAAGTATGGAACGCCTGAAGAGGCTGCTGCACAACCAGACGGACTAGCggttcttggcatttttctgaaG GAAACCGAAGACGTCAACCACCCGGAATTGGACAAGATTTGCGATCTCCTTCCGCAAATTCAATACAAAGGCGAAAAGGCTAAGTTTCCTGTTCCGCTGAATCCTGCCAAGCTTCTTCCAGAGTCTAAAGTGTTCTTCACTTACGAAGGATCCTTGACAACCCCTCCCTTGTATGAGAGTGTCACTTGGATCGTCTTCAAGGAACCCATTGAGGTCTCAAAAGCTCAG TTGAACTTTATGCGAGAGTTGCTAATCGTGCCCGAAGTTGAGTCAAACAAACTCAAGGCCGAAGACAAGATGGTGAACAACTTCCGACCCCCGGTTCCCAAGGGTAACCGGAAGCTGAGGCAGAAATAA
- the LOC131890395 gene encoding uncharacterized protein LOC131890395, translated as MDKILTLCLGVTCVQSFPKLINKYEDEMAVRQSLEPSVSPSSLDSIVSLLDLESEVPKDGETEVSKEEYERLTQKYGAEYFRLMPITNPTDKRFGFYRQLEQTNEKDVALFSKYNMPYVAINFMDETVIKIEGHVHVVLQAEIQYFAQIMQALSVGSLDALEVIPEHLNFIVNGALTTERSLDFDKFHQIKSKEIAGAYIWKKLGSLGFVCGMQSFKPKQFLHTYRSDEDQVLGTNMFSIIPGEHFGTKEDKILVVGAHWDTVDGSSGFDDNASGVAAVLELGRALSMAECSLKYTVILVTFDLEEHGTQGSLAFVQDFLVNMILKPMGFPGFQGAIILDSIMSFNTTIDSQILPPDYEYGAPEAFADITNEGRKGDFIGLYSRDYDSQLSNRFQHHWHLQTKSGWEMFKIKEFRLKTLSTQKPDPLIFANMTNFLRSDHVRFWYGDNEAFYTSFKSVMISDSGPSRGNMASCYHQECDSSLFNKTVPMTNLQFLEKVVQTLIDTVVDASQAECKSDRFIVPFESEPDGSYVYEDKFNDQNSLPMVQNQNSKGEVKGTSSTNEATVMKIPTTENVKIEDRVPGASKADTDMQRPNSFMSGRDQYSSKRPSTWESSTEPKQEAPLFPSHSEPTKVTLKDETRISEGLSSNSLLDNKQSFEETAERRNFPEDLLALKNAHTQMQNMKVRPLPGSEPYLGPNQSPKQGGIPRVQGYIRNKKAYYANPKPTSNGYIRYLVNPMFQKNYIPYVYPMYSVPIVPLRTYHITSRYSPYYG; from the exons ATGGATAAAATATTAACTCTCTGTTTGG gagtTACGTGCGTTCAAAGTTTCCCAAAGTTGATCAATAAATACGAAGATGAAATGGCGGTCCGTCAGTCCTTAG AACCCAGTGTCTCCCCGTCATCGTTGGACTCTATTGTTTCATTGTTGGACCTGGAATCTGAAGTCCCCAAGGATGGAGAAACGGAAGTGTCCAAGGAAGAGTACGAGAGACTGACTCAAAAATATGGTGCGGAATATTTTCGTCTCATGCCCATTACCAACCCTACTGATAAGCGCTTTGGTTTCTACAGACAG cTTGAACAGACAAACGAAAAGGACGTTGCTCTGTTCTCCAAGTACAACATGCCTTACGTAGCGATCAACTTTATGGATGAAACCGTGATCAAAATTGAGGGGCACGTTCATGTTGTTCTGCAAGCTGAAATCCAATATTTTGCCCAAATCATGCAAGCGCTCTCAGTTGGATCCTTGGATGCTCTAGAGGTCATTCCTGAGCACCTGAATTTCATCGTCAACGGAGCTCTTACCACGGAGAGAAGTTTAGATTTTGACAAGTTCCATCAGATCAAAAGCAAAGAGATTGCTGGAGCTTATATCTGGAAGAAATTGGGATCCTTGGGTTTCGTTTGTGGCATGCAATCGTTTAAACCTAAGCAATTCCTTCACACG TACCGTTCAGACGAGGATCAAGTTCTAGGAACGAACATGTTCAGCATCATTCCCGGTGAACATTTTGGCACGAAAGAAGACAAAATCCTTGTGGTTGGAGCTCATTGGGACACGGTGGACGGTTCCTCTGGATTCGATGATAACGCCTCTGGTGTAGCGGCTGTTTTAGAGCTGGGCAGAGCACTTTCTATGGCAGAGTGTAGCCTTAAATATACTGTCATCCTTGTGACTTTTGACCTTGAAGAGCATGGAACTCAAGGAAGTTTAGCTTTTGTCCAAGACTTCTTGGTCAATATGATTTTAAAGCCTATGGGATTTCCGGGATTTCAG GGTGCTATCATCCTGGATTCTATCATGAGTTTCAATACCACTATTGATTCTCAAATTCTTCCACCAGATTACGAGTACGGTGCTCCGGAAGCCTTTGCTGATATTACCAACGAGGGTAGAAAGGGCGACTTTATAGGCCTGTACAGTAGAGACTATGATTCTCAGTTGAGCAATCGATTTCAGCATCATTGGCATCTTCAGACCAAATCTGGATGGGAAATGTTTAAGATCAAAGAGTTTCGATTGAAAACCTTGAGCACGCAAAAACCAGATCCACTCATCTTTGCCAACATGACCAATTTCCTCCGATCTGACCATGTGCGATTCTGGTATGGGGACAACGAGGCTTTTTATACCTCGTTTAAAAGTGTCATGATATCAGACTCGG GACCTTCCAGAGGCAACATGGCAAGCTGTTACCACCAAGAATGTgattcttctcttttcaataAAACCGTTCCAATGACGAACCTTCAGTTCTTGGAGAAAGTGGTCCAAACACTGATTGACACTGTTGTCGATGCCAGCCAGGCTGAGTGCAAGTCGGATCGCTTCATAGTTCCATTCGAAAGCGAGCCAGATGGGTCTTATGTTTATGAAGACAAGTTCAATGACCAAAACTCCCTCCCAATGGTCCAAAACCAGAATTCCAAAGGCGAGGTTAAAGGAACCTCGTCTACCAATGAAGCAACAGTAATGAAAATACCTACAAcagaaaatgttaaaattgAAGACAGAGTGCCAGGCGCTTCCAAGGCAGATACAGACATGCAAAGGCCAAATTCATTTATGAGTGGAAGAGACCAATATTCATCGAAAAGGCCATCAACTTGGGAGTCGAGCACCGAACCTAAACAAGAGGCTCCTCTTTTTCCTAGCCATTCTGAACCTACAAAGGTCACTTTGAAGGACGAGACAAGGATCTCGGAAGGCCTTTCGTCCAACTCGCTCCTTGACAACAAACAAAGTTTTGAGGAGACTGCGGAGCGTAGAAATTTTCCCGAAGACCTTCTCGCTCTCAAAAATGCCCACACacaaatgcaaaatatgaaagttCGCCCTTTGCCGGGCTCCGAGCCCTATCTAGGTCCTAATCAGTCTCCTAAACAGGGAGGCATCCCAAGAGTACAAGGCTATATTCGTAACAAAAAAGCGTATTATGCCAATCCAAAGCCTACATCTAATGGATATATTCGTTATCTGGTAAATCCCATGTTTCAAAAGAACTATATTCCTTACGTTTATCCCATGTATTCTGTTCCGATTGTCCCTTTGCGGACCTACCATATAACGTCCCGATATTCGCCCTATTATGGCTGA
- the LOC131890732 gene encoding uncharacterized protein LOC131890732, protein MNDIPWVSRDITGPEEWSQYAEKILRDTDNADIQPSYGDIAGMLECSCPSPEHHEESRALSSPLLPCWFVDPTVKYQFGILSCLKHVRPSEEVWRRLLKPACVELFVVFPSLVTIEGDEDIRRACYFVFKGLDPSNEAARLFLFILDLANLLRLWDWKLSTQEMLRLLTSEWALLEDKHGLGLDQPASFSHPVLDLPLKVKQMRYFIQSLAMDLIYLSYEPPCVILKNLPYLMGQAICPLWNLIRPWPEFVHEALYQAQEHVRCFAPASSPAEPKIDSDSEIQQKENSVPDSSCPTEFAARNNVLDEMIHLTWKKLVDNEEPLRVCDNCGREEFDMKVCYTCRASFFCNNKCFKRAQKTHKKMCAQIVNQRLNIVMEVLRQPQLPKL, encoded by the exons atgaatgacattCCATGGGTGTCCCGGGATATCACCGGTCCAGAGGAATGGTCCCAATATGCCGAGAAGATCCTCCGGGATACGGACAATGCCGATATCCAGCCTAGTTATGGGGACATTGCGGGCATGTTGGAGTGCTCTTGTCCAAGTCCCGAACATCATGAAGAATCGCGCGCGCTTTCATCGCCTTTACTTCCCTGTTGGTTTGTGGATCCCACGGTCAAGTATCAATTTGGGATCCTCTCTTGTCTGAAACATGTCCGCCCTTCAGAGGAGGTGTGGCGACGATTACTCAAGCCAGCTTGCGTCGAGTTATTTGTGGTGTTTCCTTCATTAGTGACCATTGAGGGCGATGAAGATATTAGACGGGCTTGCTATTTCGTTTTCAAGGGTTTGGACCCTTCAAATGAGGCTGCCCGattgtttttattcattttggaTTTAGCCAATCTGTTACGCTTGTGGGATTGGAAATTGAGTACCCAAGAGATGTTAAGACTCCTCACGTCTGAATGGGCTCTTTTGGAAGACAAACATGGTTTAG GCCTGGACCAGCCCGCTAGTTTTTCCCATCCAGTCCTGGATCTGCCTTTGAAAGTGAAGCAAATGCGATATTTCATCCAGAGTTTGGCCATGGACCTGATCTACCTGTCTTATGAACCGCCGTGCGTTATCTTAAAAAACTTGCCTTATCTTATGGGCCAAGCCATTTGTCCATTGTGGAACCTGATTCGCCCCTGGCCCGAATTCGTCCATG AAGCACTCTATCAAGCCCAAGAACATGTCCGATGTTTCGCACCTGCTTCAAGCCCCGCAGAACCAAAAATTGACTCGGATTCAGAAATACAACAGAAGGAGAACTCTGTTCCTGATTCATCTTGTCCCACGGAATTTGCAG CGAGGAACAACGTGCTTGACGAAATGATCCACCTCACGTGGAAGAAATTGGTCGATAACGAGGAACCTCTTCGAGTGTGCGATAACTGTGGTCGAGAAGAATTCGACATGAAGGTCTGTTATACTTGCAGGGCCTCGTTCTTTTGCAATAACAAATGCTTCAAGAGGGCACAAAAGACCCACAAGAAAATGTGCGCCCAAATTGTCAACCAGCGGTTAAACATTGTAATGGAAGTGCTAAGGCAACCTCAACTTCCCAAATTATAG
- the LOC131890401 gene encoding carbonic anhydrase 2-like isoform X2 gives MGWGYNEDNGPEKWHEQFPIAKDGCRQSPIDIETDTAEDSGDFPSLTYRYKPENTKAIQNTGASWMVSVDSEGSSLKGGPLEQEHALWQFHAHWGDDGTKGSEHTLDGRRFASELHLVHWNKEKYGTPEEAAAQPDGLAVLGIFLKETEDVNHPELDKICDLLPQIQYKGEKAKFPVPLNPAKLLPESKVFFTYEGSLTTPPLYESVTWIVFKEPIEVSKAQLNFMRELLIVPEVESNKLKAEDKMVNNFRPPVPKGNRKLRQK, from the exons ATGGGTTGGGGATATAATGAAGACAATG GGCCCGAAAAGTGGCATGAGCAATTTCCTATTGCCAAAGATGGATGCCGTCAGTCTCCAATAGACATTGAAACTGACACTGCCGAGGATTCTGGTGATTTCCCTTCATTAACTTATCGATATAAACCGGAGAACACGAAGGCCATCCAGAACACTGGGGCCAGTTGGATGGTTTCTGTGGACAGCGAAGGGTCAA GCTTGAAAGGAGGCCCATTGGAGCAGGAACACGCCCTATGGCAGTTTCATGCTCATTGGGGCGATGATGGAACGAAGGGTTCAGAGCATACCCTGGATGGCCGCAGATTTGCCTCTGAG CTCCATTTGGTGCATTGGAACAAGGAGAAGTATGGAACGCCTGAAGAGGCTGCTGCACAACCAGACGGACTAGCggttcttggcatttttctgaaG GAAACCGAAGACGTCAACCACCCGGAATTGGACAAGATTTGCGATCTCCTTCCGCAAATTCAATACAAAGGCGAAAAGGCTAAGTTTCCTGTTCCGCTGAATCCTGCCAAGCTTCTTCCAGAGTCTAAAGTGTTCTTCACTTACGAAGGATCCTTGACAACCCCTCCCTTGTATGAGAGTGTCACTTGGATCGTCTTCAAGGAACCCATTGAGGTCTCAAAAGCTCAG TTGAACTTTATGCGAGAGTTGCTAATCGTGCCCGAAGTTGAGTCAAACAAACTCAAGGCCGAAGACAAGATGGTGAACAACTTCCGACCCCCGGTTCCCAAGGGTAACCGGAAGCTGAGGCAGAAATAA